One window of Novosphingobium sp. 9U genomic DNA carries:
- a CDS encoding glutathione S-transferase: MTAVPEPILYSFRRCPYAMRARLALAVSGTRCELREVKLIAKPQAMLDASPKGTVPVVVLGDGGVIDQSLDIMRWALARSDPEGWLDRDDVDLIATNDGPFKRDLDGYKYPERHDGDAMAYRAAGLDFLRYLDAKLASSRYLAGSERGLADAAIMPFVRQFAAVDTEWFAVQTVPHVQAWLKGYLASELFVSTMIRPQPWRPGDPAIFFP, encoded by the coding sequence ATGACCGCAGTGCCTGAGCCGATCCTCTACAGCTTCCGGCGCTGCCCTTACGCCATGCGGGCGCGGCTCGCCCTGGCGGTCAGCGGCACCCGGTGCGAGTTGCGCGAGGTGAAGCTTATCGCCAAGCCGCAGGCGATGCTTGACGCCTCTCCCAAGGGCACGGTGCCGGTGGTCGTGCTCGGCGATGGCGGCGTGATCGACCAGAGCCTGGACATCATGCGCTGGGCATTGGCACGGAGCGATCCGGAAGGCTGGCTCGATCGCGACGACGTAGACCTCATCGCCACCAACGATGGCCCGTTCAAGCGCGACCTCGACGGTTACAAGTACCCCGAGCGACATGACGGCGACGCCATGGCGTACCGTGCCGCTGGCCTGGACTTCCTGCGCTATCTCGACGCCAAGCTAGCATCGAGCCGCTATCTTGCCGGATCGGAGCGCGGGCTGGCAGACGCGGCGATCATGCCGTTCGTGCGCCAGTTCGCCGCCGTGGATACGGAATGGTTCGCCGTGCAGACGGTGCCGCATGTCCAGGCTTGGCTCAAAGGCTACCTGGCATCGGAGCTGTTCGTGTCCACCATGATCCGCCCACAGCCATGGCGGCCAGGCGATCCGGCGATCTTCTTCCCCTGA